Within the Periophthalmus magnuspinnatus isolate fPerMag1 chromosome 7, fPerMag1.2.pri, whole genome shotgun sequence genome, the region CTGTCTGTCCAAGGTTCTAGCAGAGCTGAGGAAGTCCAATTTCTCCCTTTTACATGAGCTCATTCAATTTGATACAAATTCTGACCCAAAGTTTGGGTCCTATGCCATTGTATTCTGGAACTGCAGTGGAGATGCAGAGGAAATCGGGTTTTACAGATTTTACCCATCTGTCAATTTCTACATCGACACAAACAAACTACAGTGGCACACAGGTAAAGAAGTAAGTATATGGGGTGTATGCAGTTTTTGACTTGAATATCTTTGTCTATTTGACACACTTGGAAAccattagtgtttttttttaagtcaacaGCCACTAAAGTTCtacataaaataaagcaaaatcaCGTAGAAGCAAATTACAGGTATGctatactttattgtcccacACAGGCTCCATTTGTCTTGGGTACATGGTGctgcattatttatatttgcacaTTCATTCTGTAGtttgtattaaaacaacatGCAAAACATTATGAAAACAGTTAAAACTACACGACCAGCCATAACAATTTAGCTCTACAACGTGCCATCGACAaatttaacagatttttttatttgttgtaccTACACTTGGGCAGCCTAAACGTGCAGCCTGATGGGAGCATCTAAAATGCTGAGTTGTGTGGGatttatttgagattttttttgcaCTATGTCTTtctctggtggagagtctgtcgCATACTTTGGCTGGAATgcttcacagtgtggcattaaatgtttctgtcttcatggagaaaagcaggtggcaccacCTGGTCAAGTCTAACACATTcggagtaagaatgcatgtttaagcAGGAAAACACCTCAAATTAAATAATGTAGACAGATGGTTGATTGCCATACAGTTAAGCATTCTAGGAAAGTGTCactatctccaaggagacaagcagactaGAAAACGTACATCATTGTATTTATGactgtattttttaattcagACACCCATTTCACGTTGTTCCCTGGACTGCCTCGTGGGATATGCCAAAAAACAAGAGGGGAGCCATAAGTGCTGCTTCAGCTGTCATAAGTGCCCCAATGGAACCTACATAAATGTCACAGGTAAAATACTCTGCATAATACATAATGCAGAGCATTATTCACATAAATAATGACCTAATCTGGAGAGGGACATACTAATACTTAGGAAAGGTAAAATAAGAACTTGGCTACGCCTATTTTTTACTACATCAAATGtgtttgtactttattttatatcacATTTCTGAATACATCAAAATGGCATCTTCAAGACCAACAAGCCTTGCAACAATAAGCAAACCTGACCACTGGGTGGCAACATATCCAAATGAAGAACATTCAAGAATCAAGTTTGTGAAAGGAGATCTCAGTTGGGAATAGCTTTATATAGATATATTCAAGCCctttatatcaaggaaacaTTCACCCGTGACAACCGCTAGCTTTTAAATGCTTTGTCACATTAGTAATAATTTATCATTGTAATTTCACAGCTGTTTGATTAATAACATTTCTTCTAAAAATCTAACATTGCGACAGCTTTGAAGTGTCCAAAAAGTGCTCTAACTGTTGCTTTATTTGTAGCTGATGCGTACAGTTGCCAGGCCTGTAGTGCGGCTGAGTGGTCTTCTGACGGCAGTACCTCGTGTATCCTGCGCACAGTGGAGTTTGTCCCATTCGAGGATGCAGTTACCATAGTGATCATGGTTGGAACAGTGATTTTGGTGGCCCTCTCTCTCCTGACCGCTGTGCTCTTTAGCCTGAACTTCAACACTCCAGTGGTGAGATCTGCTGGTGGACCCATGTGCTTCCTGATTCTAGGCTGCCTCAGTCTCTGCAGCATCAGTGTCTTCTTCTACTTTGGTACACCCACTTTCGCTTCttgcattttgaggtttttccCATTTTTCATGTTCTTCTCCGTGTGCCTGGCTTGTTTTGTGGTGCGCTCCTTTCAGATCGTCTGCATCTTCAAAATCGCTGCCAAGTACCCTTCAGTGCAGCGCTGGTGGATGAAGTATCACGGGCAGTGGTTGGTTATAACACTGTCTTTTTTAACCCAGACAGCATTACTTATTTTGGGGTACATCCTGTCTCCACCTGCGCCCTTTAGTGACTACGACTGGGACCAGACTAAGATCATTCTCAGTTGTGGTGGAGATTTTCAAGCCAATTTTGCTGCTACTATTTTACTGCTAGTTCTATGCTGTCTTTGTTTTATCTTCTCTTACATGGGAAAGGATCTACCCAAGAATTACAATGAGGCCAAATCTATAACTTTCTGTCTACTCCTGATTGTTCTGACATGGGTCATATTTGCCACACAGTTTATCCTCTACAAGGGCAAGTACATTCAAACTCTCAATGCTATGGCAGTCCTCTCCAGTCTCTACTCTTTCCTCTTGTGGTATTTCCTTCCCAAATGTTACATCATTATTTTTCAGCCCAAGAGAAACACAGCACAATACTTTCAAGGTCTCATTCAGAGTTACACCAAAACTATTAGTCAGTAGTGGCAAGTAATAGAAGTAATAGTGGGAAATAATACTTGCCATGGTACTTtgatatatacatgtatattaATTGTGTTACTACAATTATGTACCACATTAATGTATATCTTGTTAGGGTAAATTAATTGTGCAATTTACATAAAACGATAATATTTTTGTTCTCTTTACAACAGGCACTGTGCACAGCGGCACgcaacagtcacttttatgaaaatcagaaaacataaaataagcaacctattaaaattcaaataaatcaaaatagagACTACAAAGTTATTTTCACttcagtttgtgatgttgttttaatatttattatgcctcacgGACACAAGTAGTGACTCTAATGGTGAGTAATCCGGGcactactgtgcacagagcctatggAACATAGGTGGTAGAAGAGGTAATAGGTTTGGGGAAATATTCTTAATTA harbors:
- the LOC117373004 gene encoding taste receptor type 1 member 1-like, with the translated sequence MKQHMCTKAGSEFRQSGDFVLGGLFDIHYISKAISHHMPESTQCSSHDLIVPSYRRFQIMRFAIEEINNSSTLLPNVTLGYEIFDHCSNTDNFPSVFKFISQDRWVQPWYHLSKGLSDVAAVVGPFSSSDTTTIAPLFMMDFVPLISYGAGSSAFSEKVKFPSFMRTVHSNRDLVEVVVHILLYFKWHWVAFLNTNDAYGKDGLELFRKRIVDTGICVAYNEVVNHHTNTSIMIKQLEAYNVNVIVVFVPEETAEYLIGALRHLNMTKKVWLAVDAWSLNKKLPKMQGIKNVGTVLGVAQPSVHIPGFKEFVYSTKKQCQRDAGELCNQHCPDCGDLTPEDIIRSDPSYSYNVYIAVYAIAHALHNMLQCGSGECQKNTTVHHYKVLAELRKSNFSLLHELIQFDTNSDPKFGSYAIVFWNCSGDAEEIGFYRFYPSVNFYIDTNKLQWHTGKETPISRCSLDCLVGYAKKQEGSHKCCFSCHKCPNGTYINVTADAYSCQACSAAEWSSDGSTSCILRTVEFVPFEDAVTIVIMVGTVILVALSLLTAVLFSLNFNTPVVRSAGGPMCFLILGCLSLCSISVFFYFGTPTFASCILRFFPFFMFFSVCLACFVVRSFQIVCIFKIAAKYPSVQRWWMKYHGQWLVITLSFLTQTALLILGYILSPPAPFSDYDWDQTKIILSCGGDFQANFAATILLLVLCCLCFIFSYMGKDLPKNYNEAKSITFCLLLIVLTWVIFATQFILYKGKYIQTLNAMAVLSSLYSFLLWYFLPKCYIIIFQPKRNTAQYFQGLIQSYTKTISQ